A genomic stretch from Lepisosteus oculatus isolate fLepOcu1 chromosome 7, fLepOcu1.hap2, whole genome shotgun sequence includes:
- the LOC102687432 gene encoding ankyrin repeat and SOCS box protein 13, translated as METSTARVNIGDIGFWADRTAVHEAASHGQVLQLKQLIESGACVNVVTVDSITPLHEACLQGQTHCVRLLLAAGAQVDARNIDGSTPLCDACAAGSIECVKLLLEHGAKVNPALFTASPLHEACMSGNSDCVRLMISEGAKLEAHDCHFGTPLHAACAREHVDCVKVLLNAGAKVNAAKLHETALHHAAKVKNVDLIEMLVEFGGNVYARDNQGKKPIDYTRAGSPPLLCLQFYERNPLSLQQLSRVSLRKALGTTGLEVVAQLNIPQRIINYLSYL; from the exons ATGGAAACCAGCACGGCAAGAGTGAACATAGGAGACATTG GGTTCTGGGCTGATCGAACCGCAGTGCACGAGGCAGCCAGCCATGGGCAGGTCCTGCAGCTGAAGCAGCTAATCGAGAGCGGAGCCTGTGTGAACGTAGTCACCGTCGACTCCATCACGCCACTTCATGAAGCCTGCCTGCAAGGCCAGACTCACTGTGTCCGGTTACTGCTGGCAGCAGGTGCACAG gttGATGCAAGAAACATCGATGGCAGTACTCCTTTGTGTGACGCCTGTGCCGCTGGAAGTATAGAGTGCGTGAAGTTACTTTTAGAACATGGAGCCAAAGTAAATCCTGCTCTGTTTACTGCTTCTCCTCTTCATGAGGCCTGCATGAGTG GTAACTCAGATTGTGTTAGACTTATGATCTCAGAAGGGGCCAAGCTGGAGGCCCATGACTGCCATTTTGGAACTCCACTGCACGCTGCCTGTGCCAGAGAGCATGTGGACTGCGTCAAGGTGCTGCTGAATGCAG GTGCAAAGGTGAATGCAGCCAAACTTCACGAGACAGCTCTTCATCATGCAGCCAAAGTAAAGAATGTGGACTTAATTGAAATGCTGGTTGAATTTGGAGGGAATGTGTATGCCAGGGATAACCAGGGTAAAAAGCCAATTGACTATACCAGAGCTGGCTCTCCACCTTTACTCTGCCTGCAGTTTTATGAAA GAAACCCATTGAGCTTGCAGCAGCTGAGTAGGGTCAGTCTGAGGAAAGCCCTGGGGACAACAGGCCTTGAAGTAGTAGCCCAGCTCAATATCCCACAGAGAATAATCAACTACCTCTCTTACCTATGA